One Pieris napi chromosome 13, ilPieNapi1.2, whole genome shotgun sequence genomic window carries:
- the LOC125055534 gene encoding glucose-1-phosphatase-like, with the protein MFKMVKISSFLFLIFVTFSKSYDLKQVLILSRHNIRAPLSSNLQYLSSNTWPIWNVDSAFLTAKGALLEGYMGSFISNWLVKKGLLPAGCPEQNTVHVYANTRQRTKATAKAFVDSAFKNCNITVYSKISNKMDPIFNPIIRNDSKQLKSAIINEMEQKLCSLNLNEPYSRLNDIVDIKHAMICKVDKICDFERAKDDVFYEIGKEPNVNGPLGFTNSIVDAFIMSYYEGMNITDVAWGNMRTSEEWKLFSAITRGNQEVRFNSTVLAKEVAKPLLKYIYNILNKKSPNFTLLVGHDSNLNSVMAAIGFKPYVLPDQYELTPIGGKLVFQRWHDTSTNEDLLKIEYVYQTMEQLRNGDVLSEHNPPRVITMEIDNCESDIGGFCSWNSFISILKSSFS; encoded by the coding sequence atgttcaAAATGGTAAAAATTTCatcgtttttatttcttatcttcgttacattttcaaaaagttACGATCTAAAACAAGTTCTTATATTAAGTCGACATAATATAAGAGCGCCACTCTCATCAAATTTACAATATCTCTCGAGTAACACGTGGCCGATATGGAACGTGGATTCCGCATTTTTAACTGCTAAAGGTGCATTGCTTGAAGGTTACATGGGAAGTTTTATATCGAATTGGTTAGTGAAGAAAGGTTTGCTTCCAGCAGGATGTCCTGAACAAAACACTGTGCATGTTTACGCTAACACGAGGCAGAGAACAAAGGCAACTGCAAAAGCATTTGTAGACAGTGCATTTAAAAACTGTAACATAACTGTATACAGCAAGATTTCCAATAAAATGGATCCAATTTTCAATCCCATAATACGAAATGATTCTAAGCAATTAAAGTCtgcaataataaatgaaatggaACAAAAATTATGTAGTCTAAATTTGAATGAGCCATACTCGAGGTTGAATGATATTGTGGATATAAAGCATGCCATGATATGCAAAGTTGataaaatttgcgattttgaGAGAGCCAAAGATGACGTTTTTTACGAAATAGGGAAAGAGCCCAACGTGAATGGACCTTTAGGATTCACGAATTCTATAGTGGACGCATTTATTATGAGCTACTACGAAGGTATGAATATTACAGATGTTGCTTGGGGCAACATGAGAACTTCAGAAGAGTGGAAATTATTCTCAGCTATAACAAGAGGAAACCAGGAAGTCAGATTTAACAGTACTGTATTAGCTAAAGAAGTAGcgaaaccattattaaaatacatttataatattttaaataaaaaatcgccCAACTTTACATTGCTTGTTGGACATGATTCAAACTTGAATTCAGTTATGGCGGCAATAGGTTTTAAGCCGTATGTGTTGCCAGACCAATATGAACTCACGCCCATCGGTGGGAAACTTGTTTTTCAAAGATGGCATGATACAAGCACCAATGAAGATTTACTAAAAATTGAATATGTTTACCAAACTATGGAGCAGCTAAGAAATGGAGATGTTTTATCAGAACATAATCCTCCAAGAGTAATAACAATGGAAATTGATAACTGTGAAAGTGATATTGGTGGGTTTTGTTCATGGAATAGCTTTATATCTATTTTGAAATCTAGTTTTAGTTAG